A genomic stretch from Tribolium castaneum strain GA2 chromosome 6, icTriCast1.1, whole genome shotgun sequence includes:
- the Wdr81 gene encoding WD repeat-containing protein 81 isoform X3 gives MDIFEELGVPKKYLKPTTKEGHYIALVHKSWLKSLVKYSKLVEFAERGRFDAWPVSEEELGASWSKVFICVFKKRDASVIPLPRIRSLIKDDPPLLFCQLMQYIYQTNYKNLWKEAYKKYNSKTETSKETQISLVEYNEVLREILTRIYGCPLVNICDSRLSTEQSKNFDVHLNVLPAVCAVETLNAIFVLHMPYFDHSLKDCVTFSPAILNKCYAKPLFIIYQLLQTLKSMHDRSLTLGDISLSDIYLTEDMWIYIIPNIHSNIYVQETKTEAKRHVNIPDCRKNGHKFDLNLKCEGCGIKTYDKVQISNETLQELCQLWVEGQISNFTYISALNKLSGRKLGDPNCHHVFPWVTDFASRCGKNWRDLKKSKFRLNKGDRQLDLTYENASSEVPHHVSDVLSSITYYVYMARRTPKSVLCKNVRTIWVPAEYPSSIQRMQEWTPDECIPEFFTDPTVFKSIHDDLDDLEVPSWCTGPEDFVEKHREALESVHVSERLHYWIDLTFGYKLAGAAAVKAKNVCLHLVDDHTKLMKSGIVQLFTHPHPPKATPSPFWNKTPPKIYISKTKPKSRDRSNSPGLTLDAKTDDEDIEDIPASSNRPLGLSRFLSRSRSSLNEEKPKNATRSSSSGPKNAFTSHLKVQSSSLTTGVIYLPKEYRPEQYLENLEKKHAFFAKTFHLEEKRVKCVEEKRLEEHANDECLVQNAFTNLIFSENFEKRLQQQDNLNFHRSRVQKNENQIICNYSDIISARRIRELQILGCLIVEIFMSKQLRALGANDSNLSFTDRLKACLTVIKSSEIPPCISYVVHLLLQPDTPNFKEFKYPSVTDLGLPPPSAHLLLEPLLHSVIPFPRLFPYLYSLIATLKDFKNVSTELGVLYHFDCNGEMCAEYESLERTKVLFAQNIGECKVKSCARNLESLLEELNTTTDLEVANILLPHVRELIEDPPTSVLAAWYLFDPLARVLGPQKTAGSLLEPILKLYENEPTEATLPYYGKIAKLYHHSFLLRLIVRLGLKCFLDNLVAPLVEAVGRYKDYEKVDFILHTHSEKFVRKTSHLKTMDAEHVDTSGSDDSSVSSEKRPTPRQELASEPEVFDFDDDKQNEEQLKSLMEHLELNVASDLPFNHSTAEEALDATLTENLDQLRSLEELTMNLSEDDVETRPGVSSPTIPIPSTKQEFSNISCEVGSKKSDSIQLDLVLDSPGSAVSDQKKPTVSKSKKQDAKISDMSSDSLVWLSHRLGPVLTARYLSRNLLKMLTLCYVGKENLTLVQKEENSREVETLSVVSSYVLGDQNAVKVLECLTSIAGLYGEQLILFQYIPHMSELIALCKRRLTANLEGGLISCLALFQHVIPYLSDSTLMDQLQDVILKNILHPIVRLLASTKYTFPSGYTARNILARKYLDTLYVLSIRMGSDMTRTHLAVPALQRFFLIFDKVFSGEESHQPEDSQVSQSEKEESHYVELCRDGSVNEWSVGGKPIQISRMNDTDSGLLLEDASEQSLEELRLVFTTELAYTAYLPFLRHIGANSLEISLKNHSLIKELCQEYEQGAKSSVPIANKSADFKCTISASSSIGSNIALVGNRIDVQTADLENFNTDLLSLVSNRLENNSRHLRGNWLAYWEHEIGRSDKDTMFNFKQIKLQTFAGHTHSVKCLYVLDNENSFISGSRDKTVKLWSLRSQGDGSSVSTCQWTYTAHKKSVLSLTFIESMRLVASCDSVVHIWDPFMGANVGHLESPRYPPVNVLRSLPAPSSLVFAATTDGTVKVIDTRVCNYIHELKVSLSPTGLIRCLAVAPSGAWVATGQSSGTITVLDTRTGLVISTWKAHESEVLQLVAADNSTLISSSLDQTIGVWNASDGKFKFHLRGATEPVHCLNVYNNELISGTTANRIGVHTSIDMEASFSSTKLRSDAFRGLLTSMALLPLNRLLLLGADTGTINLLC, from the exons ACATATGCCGTATTTCGACCACAGTTTGAAAGACTGTGTTACCTTCAGCCCcgctattttaaacaaatgttaCGCCAAGCCGTTATTTATAATCTACCAGTTGTTACAAACTCTGAAGTCAATGCACGACCGCAGCCTCACTCTGGGGGACATCTCCTTGAGCGACATTTACCTAACCGAAGACATGTGGATTTACATAATCCCGAACATCCACTCAAACATTTACGTCCAAGAAACGAAAACCGAGGCAAAAAGACACGTAAATATCCCCGACTGCCGCAAAAACGGCCACAAATTCGACCTAAACCTTAAATGCGAAGGCTGTGGCATAAAAACCTACGACAAGGTCCAGATCAGCAATGAAACCCTGCAAGAATTGTGCCAGTTGTGGGTCGAAGGCCAGATTTCGAACTTCACCTACATTTCCGCGTTAAATAAACTCTCGGGACGGAAGTTGGGTGACCCCAACTGCCACCATGTCTTTCCGTGGGTGACCGATTTCGCCTCAAGGTGCGGCAAAAACTGGCGCGATTTGAAGAAATCCAAGTTTAGGCTTAATAAAGGGGACCGTCAGTTGGACCTGACTTACGAAAATGCCTCGTCGGAGGTGCCCCACCACGTGTCGGATGTCTTGTCTTCGATCACGTATTACGTGTATATGGCTAGGAGGACCCCCAAGTCGGTTTTGTGCAAGAATGTGCGGACCATTTGGGTGCCAGCGGAGTACCCCAGCTCCATTCAGAGGATGCAGGAGTGGACTCCGGACGAGTGTATTCCTGAGTTTTTCACCGATCCGACGGTTTTTAAGAGCATTCATGACGATTTGGACGACCTGGAGGTCCCCTCATGGTGCACGGGGCCCGAGGATTTTGTAGAGAAGCACAGAGAGGCCTTGGAGAGTGTTCACGTGTCGGAGAGGCTGCATTATTGGATAGACCTGACTTTTGGATACAA ACTGGCGGGCGCCGCCGCCGTCAAGGCCAAGAACGTGTGCCTCCACCTGGTCGACGACCACACCAAGCTGATGAAATCGGGAATCGTCCAACTCTTCACCCACCCACACCCCCCAAAAGCCACCCCATCCCCCTTCTGGAACAAAACCCCCCCGAAAATCTACATCAGCAAAACAAAACCCAAATCCCGCGACCGTAGCAACTCGCCCGGTCTCACCCTCGACGCGAAAACCGACGACGAAGACATCGAAGACATCCCAGCGTCCTCAAACCGCCCCCTCGGCCTCTCCCGGTTTCTCTCCCGCAGCCGGTCGTCCCTCAACGaagaaaaaccgaaaaacgCAACCCGGAGCTCGAGCTCCGGGCCGAAAAACGCCTTCACCTCCCACCTCAAAGTGCAAAGTTCCTCCCTCACCACCGGGGTGATTTACTTGCCGAAGGAGTACCGGCCGGAGCAATACTTGGAGAATTTGGAGAAGAAACATGCGTTTTTCGCCAAGACTTTTCACCTTGAGGAGAAGCGGGTGAAATGTGTGGAGGAGAAACGACTGGAGGAGCACGCAAATGACGAGTGTTTGGTACAAAATGCGTTCACGAATTTGATTTTTAGcgagaattttgaaaaacggtTGCAACAACAAGACAATCTGAATTTTCACCGGTCGCGGGTACAAAAGAACGAGAATCAAATTATTTGCAACTACTCTGATATCATCTCAGCGAGGCGAATTCGGGAATTGCAAATTTTGGGTTGTTTGATTGTGGAGATTTTCATGTCGAAACAGTTGCGGGCTTTGGGGGCCAACGACTCGAACTTATCATTCACCGATCGGCTCAAAGCCTGTCTCACTGTTATCAAAAGTTCCGAAATCCCCCCGTGTATCTCCTACGTTGTTCATTTGCTCCTCCAGCCTGACACTCCCAACTTCAAGGAGTTTAAATATCCGTCCGTGACCGACTTGGGGTTGCCTCCACCCAGCGCCCACCTCCTCCTGGAGCCCCTCCTCCACTCCGTCATCCCGTTCCCCCGACTTTTCCCCTACTTGTATTCTCTAATCGCGACTCTTAAAGACTTCAAAAACGTCTCCACGGAGTTGGGAGTTTTGTACCACTTCGACTGCAACGGCGAAATGTGCGCAGAATACGAAAGTTTGGAACGGACTAAAGTATTGTTCGCACAAAACATCGGCGAGTGCAAAGTTAAATCATGCGCCCGCAACTTGGAGAGTTTGCTGGAGGAGTTGAACACAACGACTGACCTAGAAGTCGCAAATATCCTCCTCCCACACGTGCGCGAACTAATCGAGGATCCCCCAACTTCAGTCCTAGCCGCGTGGTATTTATTCGACCCGCTTGCCCGGGTCTTGGGGCCCCAGAAAACGGCCGGGAGCCTCCTGGAgcccattttaaaactgtacgAAAATGAGCCAACCGAGGCCACTTTGCCATACTACGGCAAAATAGCCAAGTTGTACCATCACAGTTTTCTCTTACGATTGATTGTGAGACTGGGGTTGAAGTGTTTTTTGGACAATCTTGTGGCCCCGCTTGTGGAGGCCGTTGGGCGGTATAAAGACTACGAAAAGGTCGATTTTATCTTGCACACTCATTCGGAGAAGTTCGTCCGGAAAACGTCGCACTTGAAGACGATGGACGCCGAACATGTTGACACTTCCGGGAGTGATGACTCGAGTGTTTCGTCCGAAAAACGGCCAACTCCGCGACAGGAGCTCGCCTCCGAACCGGAAGTCTTTGATTTTGACGACGACAAACAAAACGAGGAGCAGTTAAAATCGCTGATGGAACATTTAGAGTTAAATGTCGCCTCAGATTTGCCCTTCAATCATTCGACGGCGGAGGAGGCGCTCGATGCCACCCTGACCGAAAATCTGGACCAGCTGAGGAGTCTCGAAGAGCTCACCATGAACCTGAGTGAGGACGATGTTGAGACCAGACCTGGGGTTTCCTCCCCAACTATACCGATCCCGTCCACCAAGCAAGAGTTCAGTAATATTAGTTGCGAGGTTGGGAGCAAGAAAAGCGATTCGATTCAGCTTGATCTGGTTTTGGATTCGCCCGGATCGGCGGTTTCCGATCAAAAGAAACCAACTGTCTCAAAATCGAAGAAACAAGACGCGAAAATTTCGGATATGAGTTCTGATAGTCTCGTTTGGTTGTCACACAGACTGGGGCCGGTGCTCACAGCTCGGTATCTTTCACGGAATTTGCTCAAAATGTTGACTTTGTGTTATGTGGGCAAGGAGAATTTGACTCTGGTGCAAAAAGAGGAGAATTCAAGGGAGGTGGAGACGCTTTCGGTGGTTTCCAGCTATGTGCTGGGGGACCAGAATGCGGTCAAGGTTTTGGAGTGTCTGACGAGCATTGCGG gtTTATATGGCGAGCAGTTGATTCTGTTCCAATACATCCCGCACATGAGCGAACTGATCGCTTTGTGCAAACGACGCCTCACCGCCAACTTGGAGGGTGGTTTGATCTCATGCTTGGCTTTATTCCAACACGTCATTCCATACTTATCTGACTCGACTCTCATGGACCAGTTACAG GAcgtgattttaaaaaacatactCCATCCAATCGTGAGACTGCTAGCTTCGACGAAATACACATTCCCGAGCGGTTACACGGCTCGTAACATCTTGGCTCGCAAATATTTGGACACACTGTACGTCCTTTCGATCCGGATGGGCTCTGATATGACGCGAACCCACTTGGCTGTGCCCGCCCTTCAGCggttttttctcatttttgatAAAGTGTTCTCTGGGGAGGAATCCCACCAACCGGAGGACAGTCAAGTCAGCCAGTCGGAAAAGGAGGAATCTCATTACGTTGAGCTGTGTCGGGACGGATCGGTTAACGAGTGGAGTGTGGGAGGGAAACCGATTCAAATATCGCGAATGAACGACACGGACTCGGGGTTGCTGCTGGAGGACGCCTCCGAGCAGAGCCTGGAGGAGTTACGGCTGGTTTTCACCACCGAGTTGGCCTATACGGCCTATTTGCCGTTTTTGAGACACATTGGGGCAAATTCGTTGGAGATTTCGCTCAAGAATCACAGTTTGATCAAAGAGTTGTGCCAGGAGTACGAGCAGGGGGCCAAATCCAGCGTCCCCATTGCGAATAAATCCGCCGATTTTAAATGCACGATTTCGGCTTCGAGCAGCATTGGGAGCAACATAGCTCTGGTTGGGAACCGAATCGACGTCCAAACCGCCGATTTGGAAAACTTCAACACGGATTTGTTGAGTCTTGTCAGCAACCGATTGGAGAACAACAGCCGGCATTTGAGGGGCAACTGGTTGGCCTATTGGGAGCACGAAATCGGCCGCTCGGACAAAGACACGATGTTCAATTTCAAACAAATCAAACTGCAAACTTTCGCGGGACACACGCACAGTGTCAAGTGTCTCTACGTGCTAGATAACGAAAATAGCTTCATTTCTGGGAGTCGGGACAAGACGGTCAAATTGTGGTCGCTGAGGAGTCAAGGCGACGGCTCAAGTGTCTCAACGTGCCAGTGGACGTACACAGCCCACAAAAAGTCGGTCCTTTCGCTCACTTTCATCGAAAGTATGAGACTAGTGGCGTCGTGCGATAGCGTCGTGCACATTTGGGACCCCTTCATGGGGGCCAACGTGGGGCACTTGGAGTCCCCCAGGTACCCCCCTGTTAACGTTTTGAGGAGTTTGCCGGCGCCGTCCAGTCTCGTGTTCGCCGCAACTACCGACGGAACAGTCAAAGTGATTGATACCAGGGTTTGCAACTACATCCACGAACTCaag GTGAGTCTGAGCCCGACTGGCCTGATCCGGTGCCTTGCCGTGGCCCCTTCGGGGGCTTGGGTGGCCACGGGCCAGTCTTCGGGCACCATCACCGTCCTGGACACTCGCACCGGCTTGGTCATTTCGACTTGGAAAGCCCACGAGAGTGAGGTCCTCCAACTCGTTGCCGCGGACAATTCAACGCTGATTTCGTCCAGTTTGGACCAAACAATCGGTGTGTGGAACGCCAGCGATGGCAAATTCAAGTTTCACCTGAG GGGGGCCACCGAGCCGGTGCACTGCCTCAACGTCTACAATAACGAACTGATTTCGGGGACAACCGCCAACAGGATCGGCGTCCACACGTCCATCGACATGGAGGCGTCGTTCTCCAGCACCAAGTTGCGCTCGGACGCGTTCAGGGGACTGCTCACCTCCATGGCGCTGCTGCCGCTGAATCGGCTTTTGCTGTTGGGGGCTGACACGGGGACGATTAATTTGTTGTGTTGA
- the Wdr81 gene encoding WD repeat-containing protein 81 isoform X2, whose product MDIFEELGVPKKYLKPTTKEGHYIALVHKSWLKSLVKYSKLVEFAERGRFDAWPVSEEELGASWSKVFICVFKKRDASVIPLPRIRSLIKDDPPLLFCQLMQYIYQTNYKNLWKEAYKKYNSKTETSKETQISLVEYNEVLREILTRIYGCPLVNICDSRLSTEQSKNFDVHLNVLPAVCAVETLNAIFVLHMPYFDHSLKDCVTFSPAILNKCYAKPLFIIYQLLQTLKSMHDRSLTLGDISLSDIYLTEDMWIYIIPNIHSNIYVQETKTEAKRHVNIPDCRKNGHKFDLNLKCEGCGIKTYDKVQISNETLQELCQLWVEGQISNFTYISALNKLSGRKLGDPNCHHVFPWVTDFASRCGKNWRDLKKSKFRLNKGDRQLDLTYENASSEVPHHVSDVLSSITYYVYMARRTPKSVLCKNVRTIWVPAEYPSSIQRMQEWTPDECIPEFFTDPTVFKSIHDDLDDLEVPSWCTGPEDFVEKHREALESVHVSERLHYWIDLTFGYKLAGAAAVKAKNVCLHLVDDHTKLMKSGIVQLFTHPHPPKATPSPFWNKTPPKIYISKTKPKSRDRSNSPGLTLDAKTDDEDIEDIPASSNRPLGLSRFLSRSRSSLNEEKPKNATRSSSSGPKNAFTSHLKVQSSSLTTGVIYLPKEYRPEQYLENLEKKHAFFAKTFHLEEKRVKCVEEKRLEEHANDECLVQNAFTNLIFSENFEKRLQQQDNLNFHRSRVQKNENQIICNYSDIISARRIRELQILGCLIVEIFMSKQLRALGANDSNLSFTDRLKACLTVIKSSEIPPCISYVVHLLLQPDTPNFKEFKYPSVTDLGLPPPSAHLLLEPLLHSVIPFPRLFPYLYSLIATLKDFKNVSTELGVLYHFDCNGEMCAEYESLERTKVLFAQNIGECKVKSCARNLESLLEELNTTTDLEVANILLPHVRELIEDPPTSVLAAWYLFDPLARVLGPQKTAGSLLEPILKLYENEPTEATLPYYGKIAKLYHHSFLLRLIVRLGLKCFLDNLVAPLVEAVGRYKDYEKVDFILHTHSEKFVRKTSHLKTMDAEHVDTSGSDDSSVSSEKRPTPRQELASEPEVFDFDDDKQNEEQLKSLMEHLELNVASDLPFNHSTAEEALDATLTENLDQLRSLEELTMNLSEDDVETRPGVSSPTIPIPSTKQEFSNISCEVGSKKSDSIQLDLVLDSPGSAVSDQKKPTVSKSKKQDAKISDMSSDSLVWLSHRLGPVLTARYLSRNLLKMLTLCYVGKENLTLVQKEENSREVETLSVVSSYVLGDQNAVKVLECLTSIAGLYGEQLILFQYIPHMSELIALCKRRLTANLEGGLISCLALFQHVIPYLSDSTLMDQLQDVILKNILHPIVRLLASTKYTFPSGYTARNILARKYLDTLYVLSIRMGSDMTRTHLAVPALQRFFLIFDKVFSGEESHQPEDSQVSQSEKEESHYVELCRDGSVNEWSVGGKPIQISRMNDTDSGLLLEDASEQSLEELRLVFTTELAYTAYLPFLRHIGANSLEISLKNHSLIKELCQEYEQGAKSSVPIANKSADFKCTISASSSIGSNIALVGNRIDVQTADLENFNTDLLSLVSNRLENNSRHLRGNWLAYWEHEIGRSDKDTMFNFKQIKLQTFAGHTHSVKCLYVLDNENSFISGSRDKTVKLWSLRSQGDGSSVSTCQWTYTAHKKSVLSLTFIESMRLVASCDSVVHIWDPFMGANVGHLESPRYPPVNVLRSLPAPSSLVFAATTDGTVKVIDTRVCNYIHELKVSLSPTGLIRCLAVAPSGAWVATGQSSGTITVLDTRTGLVISTWKAHESEVLQLVAADNSTLISSSLDQTIGVWNASDGKFKFHLRSSFIRGATEPVHCLNVYNNELISGTTANRIGVHTSIDMEASFSSTKLRSDAFRGLLTSMALLPLNRLLLLGADTGTINLLC is encoded by the exons ACATATGCCGTATTTCGACCACAGTTTGAAAGACTGTGTTACCTTCAGCCCcgctattttaaacaaatgttaCGCCAAGCCGTTATTTATAATCTACCAGTTGTTACAAACTCTGAAGTCAATGCACGACCGCAGCCTCACTCTGGGGGACATCTCCTTGAGCGACATTTACCTAACCGAAGACATGTGGATTTACATAATCCCGAACATCCACTCAAACATTTACGTCCAAGAAACGAAAACCGAGGCAAAAAGACACGTAAATATCCCCGACTGCCGCAAAAACGGCCACAAATTCGACCTAAACCTTAAATGCGAAGGCTGTGGCATAAAAACCTACGACAAGGTCCAGATCAGCAATGAAACCCTGCAAGAATTGTGCCAGTTGTGGGTCGAAGGCCAGATTTCGAACTTCACCTACATTTCCGCGTTAAATAAACTCTCGGGACGGAAGTTGGGTGACCCCAACTGCCACCATGTCTTTCCGTGGGTGACCGATTTCGCCTCAAGGTGCGGCAAAAACTGGCGCGATTTGAAGAAATCCAAGTTTAGGCTTAATAAAGGGGACCGTCAGTTGGACCTGACTTACGAAAATGCCTCGTCGGAGGTGCCCCACCACGTGTCGGATGTCTTGTCTTCGATCACGTATTACGTGTATATGGCTAGGAGGACCCCCAAGTCGGTTTTGTGCAAGAATGTGCGGACCATTTGGGTGCCAGCGGAGTACCCCAGCTCCATTCAGAGGATGCAGGAGTGGACTCCGGACGAGTGTATTCCTGAGTTTTTCACCGATCCGACGGTTTTTAAGAGCATTCATGACGATTTGGACGACCTGGAGGTCCCCTCATGGTGCACGGGGCCCGAGGATTTTGTAGAGAAGCACAGAGAGGCCTTGGAGAGTGTTCACGTGTCGGAGAGGCTGCATTATTGGATAGACCTGACTTTTGGATACAA ACTGGCGGGCGCCGCCGCCGTCAAGGCCAAGAACGTGTGCCTCCACCTGGTCGACGACCACACCAAGCTGATGAAATCGGGAATCGTCCAACTCTTCACCCACCCACACCCCCCAAAAGCCACCCCATCCCCCTTCTGGAACAAAACCCCCCCGAAAATCTACATCAGCAAAACAAAACCCAAATCCCGCGACCGTAGCAACTCGCCCGGTCTCACCCTCGACGCGAAAACCGACGACGAAGACATCGAAGACATCCCAGCGTCCTCAAACCGCCCCCTCGGCCTCTCCCGGTTTCTCTCCCGCAGCCGGTCGTCCCTCAACGaagaaaaaccgaaaaacgCAACCCGGAGCTCGAGCTCCGGGCCGAAAAACGCCTTCACCTCCCACCTCAAAGTGCAAAGTTCCTCCCTCACCACCGGGGTGATTTACTTGCCGAAGGAGTACCGGCCGGAGCAATACTTGGAGAATTTGGAGAAGAAACATGCGTTTTTCGCCAAGACTTTTCACCTTGAGGAGAAGCGGGTGAAATGTGTGGAGGAGAAACGACTGGAGGAGCACGCAAATGACGAGTGTTTGGTACAAAATGCGTTCACGAATTTGATTTTTAGcgagaattttgaaaaacggtTGCAACAACAAGACAATCTGAATTTTCACCGGTCGCGGGTACAAAAGAACGAGAATCAAATTATTTGCAACTACTCTGATATCATCTCAGCGAGGCGAATTCGGGAATTGCAAATTTTGGGTTGTTTGATTGTGGAGATTTTCATGTCGAAACAGTTGCGGGCTTTGGGGGCCAACGACTCGAACTTATCATTCACCGATCGGCTCAAAGCCTGTCTCACTGTTATCAAAAGTTCCGAAATCCCCCCGTGTATCTCCTACGTTGTTCATTTGCTCCTCCAGCCTGACACTCCCAACTTCAAGGAGTTTAAATATCCGTCCGTGACCGACTTGGGGTTGCCTCCACCCAGCGCCCACCTCCTCCTGGAGCCCCTCCTCCACTCCGTCATCCCGTTCCCCCGACTTTTCCCCTACTTGTATTCTCTAATCGCGACTCTTAAAGACTTCAAAAACGTCTCCACGGAGTTGGGAGTTTTGTACCACTTCGACTGCAACGGCGAAATGTGCGCAGAATACGAAAGTTTGGAACGGACTAAAGTATTGTTCGCACAAAACATCGGCGAGTGCAAAGTTAAATCATGCGCCCGCAACTTGGAGAGTTTGCTGGAGGAGTTGAACACAACGACTGACCTAGAAGTCGCAAATATCCTCCTCCCACACGTGCGCGAACTAATCGAGGATCCCCCAACTTCAGTCCTAGCCGCGTGGTATTTATTCGACCCGCTTGCCCGGGTCTTGGGGCCCCAGAAAACGGCCGGGAGCCTCCTGGAgcccattttaaaactgtacgAAAATGAGCCAACCGAGGCCACTTTGCCATACTACGGCAAAATAGCCAAGTTGTACCATCACAGTTTTCTCTTACGATTGATTGTGAGACTGGGGTTGAAGTGTTTTTTGGACAATCTTGTGGCCCCGCTTGTGGAGGCCGTTGGGCGGTATAAAGACTACGAAAAGGTCGATTTTATCTTGCACACTCATTCGGAGAAGTTCGTCCGGAAAACGTCGCACTTGAAGACGATGGACGCCGAACATGTTGACACTTCCGGGAGTGATGACTCGAGTGTTTCGTCCGAAAAACGGCCAACTCCGCGACAGGAGCTCGCCTCCGAACCGGAAGTCTTTGATTTTGACGACGACAAACAAAACGAGGAGCAGTTAAAATCGCTGATGGAACATTTAGAGTTAAATGTCGCCTCAGATTTGCCCTTCAATCATTCGACGGCGGAGGAGGCGCTCGATGCCACCCTGACCGAAAATCTGGACCAGCTGAGGAGTCTCGAAGAGCTCACCATGAACCTGAGTGAGGACGATGTTGAGACCAGACCTGGGGTTTCCTCCCCAACTATACCGATCCCGTCCACCAAGCAAGAGTTCAGTAATATTAGTTGCGAGGTTGGGAGCAAGAAAAGCGATTCGATTCAGCTTGATCTGGTTTTGGATTCGCCCGGATCGGCGGTTTCCGATCAAAAGAAACCAACTGTCTCAAAATCGAAGAAACAAGACGCGAAAATTTCGGATATGAGTTCTGATAGTCTCGTTTGGTTGTCACACAGACTGGGGCCGGTGCTCACAGCTCGGTATCTTTCACGGAATTTGCTCAAAATGTTGACTTTGTGTTATGTGGGCAAGGAGAATTTGACTCTGGTGCAAAAAGAGGAGAATTCAAGGGAGGTGGAGACGCTTTCGGTGGTTTCCAGCTATGTGCTGGGGGACCAGAATGCGGTCAAGGTTTTGGAGTGTCTGACGAGCATTGCGG gtTTATATGGCGAGCAGTTGATTCTGTTCCAATACATCCCGCACATGAGCGAACTGATCGCTTTGTGCAAACGACGCCTCACCGCCAACTTGGAGGGTGGTTTGATCTCATGCTTGGCTTTATTCCAACACGTCATTCCATACTTATCTGACTCGACTCTCATGGACCAGTTACAG GAcgtgattttaaaaaacatactCCATCCAATCGTGAGACTGCTAGCTTCGACGAAATACACATTCCCGAGCGGTTACACGGCTCGTAACATCTTGGCTCGCAAATATTTGGACACACTGTACGTCCTTTCGATCCGGATGGGCTCTGATATGACGCGAACCCACTTGGCTGTGCCCGCCCTTCAGCggttttttctcatttttgatAAAGTGTTCTCTGGGGAGGAATCCCACCAACCGGAGGACAGTCAAGTCAGCCAGTCGGAAAAGGAGGAATCTCATTACGTTGAGCTGTGTCGGGACGGATCGGTTAACGAGTGGAGTGTGGGAGGGAAACCGATTCAAATATCGCGAATGAACGACACGGACTCGGGGTTGCTGCTGGAGGACGCCTCCGAGCAGAGCCTGGAGGAGTTACGGCTGGTTTTCACCACCGAGTTGGCCTATACGGCCTATTTGCCGTTTTTGAGACACATTGGGGCAAATTCGTTGGAGATTTCGCTCAAGAATCACAGTTTGATCAAAGAGTTGTGCCAGGAGTACGAGCAGGGGGCCAAATCCAGCGTCCCCATTGCGAATAAATCCGCCGATTTTAAATGCACGATTTCGGCTTCGAGCAGCATTGGGAGCAACATAGCTCTGGTTGGGAACCGAATCGACGTCCAAACCGCCGATTTGGAAAACTTCAACACGGATTTGTTGAGTCTTGTCAGCAACCGATTGGAGAACAACAGCCGGCATTTGAGGGGCAACTGGTTGGCCTATTGGGAGCACGAAATCGGCCGCTCGGACAAAGACACGATGTTCAATTTCAAACAAATCAAACTGCAAACTTTCGCGGGACACACGCACAGTGTCAAGTGTCTCTACGTGCTAGATAACGAAAATAGCTTCATTTCTGGGAGTCGGGACAAGACGGTCAAATTGTGGTCGCTGAGGAGTCAAGGCGACGGCTCAAGTGTCTCAACGTGCCAGTGGACGTACACAGCCCACAAAAAGTCGGTCCTTTCGCTCACTTTCATCGAAAGTATGAGACTAGTGGCGTCGTGCGATAGCGTCGTGCACATTTGGGACCCCTTCATGGGGGCCAACGTGGGGCACTTGGAGTCCCCCAGGTACCCCCCTGTTAACGTTTTGAGGAGTTTGCCGGCGCCGTCCAGTCTCGTGTTCGCCGCAACTACCGACGGAACAGTCAAAGTGATTGATACCAGGGTTTGCAACTACATCCACGAACTCaag GTGAGTCTGAGCCCGACTGGCCTGATCCGGTGCCTTGCCGTGGCCCCTTCGGGGGCTTGGGTGGCCACGGGCCAGTCTTCGGGCACCATCACCGTCCTGGACACTCGCACCGGCTTGGTCATTTCGACTTGGAAAGCCCACGAGAGTGAGGTCCTCCAACTCGTTGCCGCGGACAATTCAACGCTGATTTCGTCCAGTTTGGACCAAACAATCGGTGTGTGGAACGCCAGCGATGGCAAATTCAAGTTTCACCTGAG GTCGTCTTTTATCAGGGGGGCCACCGAGCCGGTGCACTGCCTCAACGTCTACAATAACGAACTGATTTCGGGGACAACCGCCAACAGGATCGGCGTCCACACGTCCATCGACATGGAGGCGTCGTTCTCCAGCACCAAGTTGCGCTCGGACGCGTTCAGGGGACTGCTCACCTCCATGGCGCTGCTGCCGCTGAATCGGCTTTTGCTGTTGGGGGCTGACACGGGGACGATTAATTTGTTGTGTTGA